ACCGCGCTGCTGGTGGCGGGGAAGGTTAAGGCGAAGTAAGTCAATTTCCCCCCTCACCCCGGCCCTCTCCCCAAAGGGGCGAGGGTGAAAAGACAGCACCGAGCCGTCCCCTCTCCCCTGTGGGGAGAGGGTTAGGGTGAGGGGACATCAGGCTACGCCGATGTCTGAACCCGTCTTCTCGAATCCATTGAAATCAACACTACCGACGACACAATCAATAGCGTCCCCAGCCAGTCCGGCAGGGTGAACGCCACCCCCAGCAAAATCACCGACAGCAGCGCGCTGCTCAGCGGCTCGGCGCAGCTCAGAATGCTCGCCTTCGGCCCGCCGATCATCTGTGCGCCTTTCAGATACAGGCTGAACGTCAGCGCCGTGCCAATCACCACGAGGTAGAAAAACGCCAGCAGCAGGCTGCCGTCAATCACAAAGGTGGTCCCGCGTCCGGCGTAGAACGGCGTCAGCATTAGCCCGGCGATCAGCATGCTCCAGCCGACAATCGGCAGCGTGCCGTAGCGGGCGATCAGCGTTGACGGATAGGTGGTGTAAAACGCGGCGGCAAACGCCGAGGCGATGCCGAAGAACAGCGCGGCAGGCGAGATGGAGAGCGAGGTCGGGTCGCCGTGAGTGACCAGCAGGAAGGTGCCGACAAGCGACGTCATGATGGCCGACAGCACAAACAGGCCGGGACGCTTTTTCCGCGCCAGGGCGAACCAGGCCACGATAATGGTCGGCGAGAGAAACTGCAGCACGGTAGCGGTCGCAGCGTTGGATTTTTCAATCGTCAGCAGGAAGGTGAGCTGCACGGTGAGCGCGCCGACCAGCGAGAAAATCAGCAGGCTGAGGGCGTCTTTGCGATGTTTGATGACCGAGAAAATCTTATCGCCGTGCACGAAAGAAAGCGTCAGCAGGATCACGCCGGTAAACAGCAGGCGAACCATGGTCAGGTAAGGCGAAGAAATGTGGCTTTTCTCCATGATGTACTGCGCGCAAACGCCGGAACTGCCCCATAAAACGGCGGCGATCAGGACGTTTAGCATCCCTTTACGTGTGGAACCCATTTTCTCCCCTGCGATGTTGTCGTTAATTCGGTCAACAGCATAGCATGGTTGCGTGCGGCCTGATGCCCTCACCCCGGCCCTCTCCCACGGGGAGAGGGAGCAAACACTAAAAACGGCAACTTGCGTTGCCGTTTTGCTTCTACCTTGCCTAGAACCACGCCTCCCACATCGCGCCGACGTTGAAGTCGTCGAGCGTTTCGTCTTTGGTGTTGTTTACGCGCGCGGTGCGTTCGTTATCCACCTTGCCGCCGGTCACGTAGAAGCGCAGCATCGGGCGGAACTCCGGCCCCATGGCGATAGACATGTTCTGGGACAGGGTCAGCTTCCAGCCCTTGTTGTCGCCACCGTTGTCGTAATCAACATGCTGCCAGCCCGCTTCCAGCCAGGTGGAGTGAACGTCGTTCCACCAGTGCATTGGTCGCACGATGGCGTTGTAGTTTTTGCGGTTGTCGGTCTTATCGCGGCTGTTGTCGTAGTCGTGGAAGGCGAGGATGTACTCCACCTGCGTGGCCTGGGTGAATTTGTATAGCCCTTCGAAGCTGGCGTAGACCGTGGTCAGATCCTCGGTTTTGTTGAACACGCTGTTGTCCGCGTTATCGGAGTAGCGGGCGATCACCTTGTTCACGCCGCTGTCGTTGGTGTGGCTCAACACCACGCCGCCTTGCCACGCGTTCAGACGCTCGTCGCTCTCCACCGCCTTGGAGTCAAAGCCGTAGTTGGCGTACAGCTCCATGTCGATCGGGCCAAGCTTCATGCCGTGGATTTTTGAGGTCGCGGCGTAGTTGCCTTTGTCGCCCGTGCCGGAACCGCCGGTACAGGTGATGCGCGACGGGTTGGCTTCATCTTCCATCACTTCCGGGCTACAGGATTCCACCGCCGCCACGGCGGCCACGTCGAACTGCACGCCGCCGATGTCGAAGTTCTTCACCCCGGCGCCCTGGCCGTCGTGGTTCATCCAGAAGTAGTCGTTGATGCCCTGCTGCGGACGCTGGTGGAAGTCACGACCTGCCCAGAAATAGGCGTTCGGGTTGGAGGCCATAATGTTGGTCACCCCCGCGTAGGCTTTTTTCAGGTTAACTTCGTCGCCCCAGTGGTCGATCATCACGTTAACGTCCCAGATGGCCCCGTTTTCACCCTTGAAGGCCTTGGAGAGCTGGAATTCCCCGCCGTTGCCTTCGTTGCCCAGACGACCAATGGCGGACGCGCCGTTGTACGAGCCGTCCACCGCGACGTATTTCTGATCGGCGGCCTGGAAGTGCGCGCCGTAGCGGGCGTAGCCGGTAAATTTAATTCCGAACGGGATCGCCATATCCGGAGATTGCGCCGCGCTTTGCGGCTCGGTCACCACGTCCGCTTTTTTCGCGACCGCCGCATCCATTTTAGCCTGACGTTCGGCCAGGGCTTTATCCACCGCTTTCGCCACAATGGCGTCGATTTGCTCCTGGGTGAATTCCTGTGCGAGCACGGAAATTGGGCAAAGCGCGGCGATAACCGCCATGGTTAATGGAAGTTTTTTAATCGTATTCATGGTTATCTCAATATAGTTTAATTTTATTCAGACAATAACCATCCCGCTCCGATCTGACAGAGTATGTCGCTATCATCAGAACAAGTGGATCTCTATTTAGGGTACAGAGGTATTACAATAATTATTTCGCCATAGACTATCTCTGATATAAATGAATAATTTCTTCGGACAGTTCACGCGCTAATAAGGAGTTCATTAAATGATCCTGCGCGTGCACCATAATTAACGTCATCGGCTGGCGGCCTTCGCCCGCATCCTGCTCGATCAGTTTGGTCTGCATCTTGTGCGCCTGGCGCGCGTAGCCGTCGGCTTCGCGCAGCAGGCTTTTGGCTTCGTCAATATTGCCCTGGCGCGCCGCGTGCAGCGCTTCAAAGCACAGGCTGCGGGACTGTCCGGCATTGACGATAATTTCCATTACGGCTTCTTCTAATGCGATCATCATCATTACTCTTTTTCAAAACTATTATTTAACGCGGTAGCGGCAAACCACTCTCCGCTTTTCTTAATGGTGCGTTTCTGCGTCTCTAAATCGAGCTGGATAAATCCGTAGCGATTTTTATACGCGTTGCACCACGACCAGTTATCAATAAACGTCCACATATGGTAGCCGAGACAATTGCACCCTTCGCTAATACCCTTATGCAGCCAGGCTAAATGTTCGGAAATAAACTCGATGCGGTATTGATCGTTAATCTGGCCATTTTCAATAAACCGCTGCTCGTTTTCGACGCCCATGCCGTTTTCAGAAATAAAGCAGCGAGGGTTGCCGTAATTGTCGCGCAGGTTAACCAGAATATCGTAAATACCCGGCTCGTAGATTTCCCAGCCACGGTACGGGTTCATCTTGCGGCCCGGCATCTCGTAATTATCGAAGAACCACTCCGGCATAAACGGCGCCTGCGGGTTCACCGCGCTGTCGCGACACTTCACGCGACGCGGCTGATAGTAGTTCACGCCGAGCAGGTCGATTTTCCCTTCCGCAATCAGGAAACCGTCTTCCGGTTTACAGGCGGGTAATTGATCGCAGGATTTCAGCAGCGCTACGAGATCTGCCGGGTATTCGCCGCGCAGGACCGGGTCAAGGAAGCTGCGATTAAACATCAGATCCGCGATGTGCGCCGCCTTCACGTCCGCCGGGTTCTGCGAACGCGGGTACGACGGCGTCAGGTTTAGCACGATGCCAATCTCCCCCGCGTAATGCCCGGCGCGGTAGGCCTGCACCGCCTTCGCATGGGCCAGCACGGTGTGATACGCCACGGTGGCTGCCCGACGAAAATCCACCACGTTCGGGTAGTGGAAGTCGTACAGATAACCGCCTTCCACCGGCACGATCGGCTCGTTGAAGGTAAACCAGTGCAGCACGCGATCGCCGAACAGCTCAAAGCAAATCTGCGCATAGCGGGCGTAGGCGTCCACCACGTCGCGGTTTTCCCAGCCGCCGATCTCCTGCATCGCCATCGGCATGTCGAAATGGAACAGGGTCATAAACGGCGTGATGCCCTGTTCATTCAGCTCATCAATGACCTGATTGTAAAAATCGACCGCTTCCGGGTTCACTTCACCGATACCGTCGGGGATCAGGCGCGCCCAGCTAATCGAGGTGCGAAAGCTGTTGTGGTTCAGCTGCTTTAACAGCTGAATATCCGTTTTCCAGTGCTGATAAAACGTGGAGGTCTGCTGCGGCCCCACGCCGTTGTGAAAACGGTTTGGCTCGCGGGAAAACCAGTAATCCCACGTGGTTTCCCCCTCTCTTGCCCCTTCCGTCTGGAGAGCGGAGCTTGCGCTGCCCCACCAGAAGTTATCGGGAAATGTGTATTTCATGACTCTTCCTCTTTGACTTAATTGCTGGCGGTCTCGGCGGCGCCGACGGTTGCCTGGGCCTTCTGCTCTTCGTTTTTGATGAGCGTACGCTCATAGGCGCGCAGGAACGGCAGGTACATCAGCGCGGACATCACCATACAGACCAGGCACATCACCACGGGGCTCAGCGCCCAGTTTGCCGCCCACGAGGCGCCAATCGGTGCAGGGGTGGTCCACGGGGTCAACGAGACGACCTGCGCCAGCCAGCCGAGTTTGGTTGCCGCGTACGCCAGGCAGGCGTTGACCAGCGGAACGAACACGAACGGGATAAACAGCATCGGGTTCATGATGATCGGCGCGCCGAACAGAATCGGTTCGTTGATGTTGAAGAAGCTTGGCACCACGCCCATTTTGCCGATGGTGCGCAGGTGGGTAACGCGGCTGCGCAGCAGCAGGAACGCCAGCGGCAGCGTGGAGCCTACGCCGCCAATCAGCAGGTAGTGATCCCAGAAGCCCTGGAGGTAAACGTGCGGCAGCGCCGCGCCGGCCGCCAGCGCCGCCTGGTTTGCCGAGAGGTTCGCCATCCAGAACGGGTTCATGATGCCGGTGACGATCAGCGAGCCGTGAATACCGGCGAACCAGAAGATCTGGCACAGCAGCACGGAGAGCAGAATGGCGGGCAGGGAGTCAGAGGCGGACACCAGCGGCTCCAGCAGGTGCATGATCGCCTGCGGTATGATCATTCCGGTCTGCGCTTCAATGAACAGGTTCAGCGGGTGCAGCGTGCCGATCACCACCATCACCGGGATCAGGATTTCAAACGAGCGCGCCACGCCGGTTGGTACTTCCTTCGGCAGGCGAATGGTCACGTTGTTCTGCTTCAGCCACGCGTAAACGCGGGTGGCGTAAATGGCGGTGATCAGGGCGGTGAAGATGCCCTGGCCGGAGAGATACTGGGTCGAGATCTTGCCGTCGGCATACGGCGCGGCGACCAGCAGGAAGGCCATAAAGGCCAGCAGGCCGGACATCACCGGGTCGAGGTTAAACTGACGCCCCAGGCTCGCCCCAATTCCCACCGAAATGAAGAAGGTCATCACGCCCATGCTGAGGTTAAACGGCAGCATCAGCTGTTCACGATAGGTCTGGGAGAAATCCAGCCAGCCGCGGGCAAAGCTGTTGGTGGTATCCGCCGAGAAAGGCGGGAAGATGAACACCAGCATAAACGAGCCGATGATCATAAACGGCAGCGCGGCGGTAAAGCCGTCGCGGATGGCAATCACATACTTTTGCTGGCCCAGCTTGGCGGCCAGCGGGGTAATTGACTGCTCAATCACCGCGACCATGGATTGATATAACGAACTCATGTGAACACCTTTTAGTGTGCCGCTTCGATGAGCGACAGAGCATAGTCCAGTACTTTATCGCCACGCTGCATGCCGTAGTCCATCATATCGATGGGCTGCACCGGAATGCCTTTCGTAGCCGCCTTGTCTGAGAGTGTCTTTAACATGTATTTCACTTGCGGTCCGAGAAGGACAACCTGGTATTGCGGAAACTGCGTATCAAATTCGGAAACACCGTACGCATCAATCTTCACCGGCAAACCACGTTCTTTCGCGACATCGACCATTTTGCTGACCAACAGGCTGGTGGACATCCCGGCAGAGCAGCACAGCATAATCTTGAACATCGACAACCATCCTCTAAATGTAAAAAGTTATTGCGAGGATGATTGGACATTATACGGAAACCGGTTTCCATTCATAAAAGACAGAAGTGTGACAACCATCAAGATCCCTTACTTATGAGGCTAATTAACCGGATGTGGGTCACATAATTTGGCTGTTATGACATCATTTTGAGTAGAAACGGAAAATCGGTTTCCATGGAAAACGGAAACGGATATACTCCGTTCTGGCTATAATGTAAGCCGAAGCGGTGATGGAATTTGCAGGCGCGAGGTAAGCCTGCCAGGGGAAAGAGATGTCGACAATCAATGATGTATCACGTCTTGCCGGGGTGTCTAAAGCCACGGTATCGCGAGTGTTGAGTGGGTCGCGTGGCGTTAAGGAAGCCAGCCGTCAGGCCGTTCTGAAGGCCGTGGATGAGCTAAACTATCGTCCCAACGTGATTGCCCAGTCGCTGCTGAGCCAGTCGACGGGCTGCATTGGAGTCATTTGCGCGCAGGAAAATATTAACCAGACCACTGGTTATCTCTACGCGCTGGAAAAACAGCTCAGCCAGCATCAAAAACACCTCCTGCTGCGCTTCGCGCACAGCAAAGCGGAAGTGATGCACGCCCTTGAAGAACTCTCCTGCGGGCTCTGCGATGATATCCTGGTGATTGGCGCCCGTTTCCCGCTGGACGTGGAGATGGACAACGTCATTCTGGTGGACTGCATGGAGTCTGATAATTCCAACAGCATTCAGTTCGATCACGCCTTTGCCGCCGAAACCGCATGTAACTACCTCACCAGCCAGGGGCGTCGCCAGATTGCGCTGATCCACCCCCACGGCAGCGGTTTTGCCGACCAGGTGCTGCTCGGCTACAAGCACGCGCTGGAGAAAAATTTCCTGCCCTTTAATCGCAGCCTGGTCTTTATGGACGCGACTTCTTCATCCGTTGCGCTGCAGGAGCTGCTTAACAACGCCAGCACCCTGAATTTCAACGCGCTGCTGGTGGCGGACGAGCAGGAAGCCCAGCGGGTGATCCCGCAGCTGCAGGCGTTTAATAAATCGGTGCCGGACGACATCATGGTCTTCAGCCTGGCCGGATCGCTGCACCTGCCGGGCATTCCGGTGATCCCGGCAATTGAATATTCCATGGACGCGATGGCGGCGCGCATTGTGAGCTGGCTGACGGAGAAAACGCAGATGCTCGGGTCCTATGTTCTGCGCGGGGATTTGATCATTCCAGACGTGCGTAAGCGTTAAACATGTTGTGTAGGCCGGGTAAGGCGCAGCCGCCACCCGGCGAGAAGCACGTTTCCAGCTCTCAATAATCTTCCATACAATCCACCTGACCAATCGCCCCCCAGTAGGCATCCAGGTTGTCGCGCTTCACGGCGGTGATGGCATTTTTAATCAGCAGCTGATTGGCCTCGGACGACAAAATCATCTCCTGCCAGGCTTTATCGCTCTGCTTTTTCTGTGGCGTACAGGTTTTCTTAATATCTTTAAGGACCTGCTGCTTTATTTGCGCCTCTTTCGCGGGGTCATCCTTTTCCTGAGCATGGACAAACGCGGCGAAGAGCAGACAAACCAGCAGGCAGACCAGGTGCGCAGCTTTCATCAACAACCCCCTTTAGAAGTCACATGCTTCCCATGAAATATATCGTTACATTCAGTGTAGCGACGCCAGCCGAAAGTATGAATTTTCTCTTCACCGCCTGTCATGAACTTCCCGGCAAGCGCTACTGAATACCGCCCCCCAGCGACTGCCACAGCGTGATGCGGTTTTCCAGGTCGGTTTGCTGCAGCGCGATCAGCGATTCCTGCGCCGACCACAGCGACCGCTGCGCGGTCAGTACCGTCAGATAATCCCCCGCGCCCGCCCTATAGCTTCGCGTTGCCACATCCAGCGTTTTTTGCTCCGCCGCGACGTATTCGCGCTGGGCGTCGAGCTGTTCGCTCAGGGTTTCTCGTCGCGCCAGCGCGTCGGCCACGTCCTTAAACGCGCTCTGGATGGCTTTCTCATAGGTGGCGATCAGCCCTTTCTTCTCCGCTTCCGCGTAGCGCAGCTGCGCCAGGTTGTTCCCGCCGCTAAACAGCGGCAGGGTGATGGACGGCGCAAACGACCAAACCTTCATCCCGTGGCTGAACAGGGAGGAGAGCGAGTCGCTGCCGACGCCCGCGCTGGCGGTGAGTGAAATGGTCGGGAAGAAGTTGGCGCGCGCCGCGCCGATGTTGGCGTTGGCGCTCAGCAGGTTATGTTCCGCCTCCTGAATATCCGGACGACGCAGCAGGGTGCTGGAGCTGACGCCCGCCGGGATCAGCGTGATGGCGTTGTCGCTCAGGCTCTCCAGCGTGCCGGGCAGCAGCTTGTCCGGCACCGTATCGCCCGCCAGCAGATTAAGGGCATTTTTGTCCTGCATCACCAGCGTCCGGTAGCTTGCGACGCTGGCGCGCGCCTGCTGGTACACCGCTATTGCCGAGCTGACGTCCGTCGCCGCCGCCACGCCCACTTCCTGCTGGCGCTTCACAATCTTCAGCGAGTTTGCCGCGCTCTCCATGGTGGATTTTGCCAGCGCCAGGTTGCTGTTATCCGCCGCCAGCGTCACCCAGGCCGTGGTCAGCTCGCTGACCATCGTCAGGCGCGTGTTCTGCGCGGTGAACTCGCTGGCAAGCCAGGTTTCACGCGCGGCGCGGGAGAGGCTCTGGTTGCGGCCAAACAGATCCAGCTCGAAGCTGGAGACCGCGCCGTTGGCTTCATCGCTTGTCGCGACGCCGCTTGCCAGCGTGCGGCTGCGGGTGTGGCTCAGCTCGGCGTCCACCGTCGGGAACAGGGACGAGCGCGTTTCACCGTACTGGGCGCGGGCGGCGTCGATATCGGCAATCGCTTTTTGCACGTCGCGGTTGCTGTTAAGCGCCATCGTCACCACGCTTTTCAGCCGCGCATCGTTCATTACCTGCTGCCACTGGCTCACCATGGCGGTGGCTTCGCCGTGCGCGCCGGGCAAGGTTGCCGGGACGGGCGCGTCCGGGCGTTGATACGTTGGATCTAACGACACACAACCCGCGCTCAGCAGGGCTAGCGCTAAAACAGATACACGAAACATTATGACCTCCGGTTCGCGTGTTTACCGGAGAACAGTCGTTTCACCAGTACAAAGAATAAGGGGACGAAGAAGATCGCCAGCAGCGTCGCGGCCAGCGTCCCGCCGATAATGCCGGTACCAATTGCCACGCGGCTGTTGGCGCCTGCACCGGTTGCCACGGCCAACGGCGTAACCCCTGCGATAAACGCCAGCGAGGTCATGATGATCGGCCGCAGACGCGTCTGGGCGGCACGCAGTGCGGCGCGCGTCAGAGAGTACCCTTCAGCGACTTTGGCTTCGGCAAACTCGACAATCAGGATCGCGTTCTTCGACGACAGGCCGATAGTGGTGAGCAGCGCCACCTGGAAGTAAACGTCGTTGTTCAGGCCGCGCAGCGAGGCGGCCATGGCCGCGCCCAGCACGCCAAGCGGGATCACCAGGATGACCGAAATCGGCACCGACCAGCTCTCATACAGCGCTGCCAGGCACAGGAACACCACCAGGATGGAGAGGGCATACAGGCTCATCGCCTGACCGCTCGCCAGTTTTTCCTGCAACGACAAACCGCTCCACGCCCAGGTGCTGCCGGACGGTAGGCTGTTTGCCAGCTGCTCCATTTTGCCCATCGCCGTGCCGGAGCTGGCGCCGCTGGCGTTTTCACCCTGAATCTCATACGCCGCCGAGCCGTTGTAGCGCACCAGGCTTTCCGGGCCGTACTCCCAGCGGGTGGTGGCAAAGGCGGAGAACGGGGTCATGGTGCTGTCACTGCCGCGCACAAACCATTTGTTGAGATCCGACGGCACGGCGCGGGTGTCGCTGTCGCCCTGGATGTAGACCTTTTTCACGCGGCCGCGATCGATAAAATCGTTCACGTAGGTCCCGCCCCAGGCGCTGGAAAGGGTGTTGGTAACGTCGCTCAGGGACAGCCCCAGCGACACGGCCTTGTTGTTATCGATATCCACCTGAAGCTGCGGCATCTGCGGCAGATCGTTGGCGCGCACGGCGTGCAGCGAGCTGTCCTGATTGGCCTCGCCAATCAGCTGGTTACGCAGCTTCAGCAGCGCGTCGCGGTCGGTGCCGCCGCTGGCCATCAGCTCAAAGGTAAAGCCGTTGCTCTGGCCCAGGCCGTCCACCGCGGGCGGCGTCATGGCAAAGATGGTCGCATCGCGGATGGTGCTCAGCTCCTGCGTGGCGCGCAGGGCGATGGCCTGAGCGGTATTCTCATCGCCTTTACGTTCGGACCAGTTTTTCAGGGAGACAAACGCCATCCCGGCGTTCTGGCCGCTGCCGCTGAAGCTGAAGCCCTCAATGGTGAAAATAACGTTGGTGTTGGCTTTCTCTTTGGTGAGGAACCACTCGCGCACCTGGCGGCTGACTTCGGCGGTACGCACCGTCGTCGCACCGGCCGGCAGGGTGTACTGCACCATGATTTCACCCTGGTCTTCCGTCGGCAGGAAGCTGCCCGGCAGCTTAAGCATGGCGAAGCCCATCGCGCCGCAGAGCAGGGCGTAGATGACCAGCATGCCGCCGGAACGGCGCAGGGCGCGCAGGACCTTGTTCTGATAGCCGCGCTCGGTCCTGCTGTAGAAGCGGTTAAACGCGCCGAAGAAGCCCTTTTTGTGCGGCGTCGTGTGGCTCAGGATCGAGCCGCAGAGTGCGGGCGTCAGTGTCAACGCCACCACCACGGAGAGGAACATCGCCGAAATGATGGTGACCGAGAACTGACGGTAAATCACCCCGGTGGATCCGCCGAAGAAGGCCATCGGCAGGAATACCGCAGAGAGCACCAGCGCAATGGCAACCAGCGCGCCGGAGATTTCGCCCATCGATTTTTCGGTGGCTTCCCGCGCGGGCAGGCCTTCGTCGCGCATAATACGCTCGACGTTTTCCACCACCACGATGGCATCATCCACCAAAAGCCCGATCGCCAGCACCATCGCAAACAGCGTCAGGGTATTGATGGAGTAGCCGAACAGCGCCAGCACGCCGAAGGTGCCCAGCAGAACGACGGGCACCGCCAGCGCCGGGATCAGCGTCGCGCGGATGTTTTGCAGGAACAGGTACATCACCACCACCACGAGGATAATGGCTTCGAACAGGGTCTGAATCACGTCCTCAACGGAGATCTTGATGAACTCGGTGCTGTCTTTCGGGTAGGCCACGTCGTAGCCTTCCGGCATCGACTTTTTGAACTCGGCGATCTTGTCTTTTACCGCCGTCGCCGTGTTGAGCGCGTTCGCGCCCGGTGAGAGCATCACCGCCATACCCGCCGCCGGGTGGCCGTTGAGCTTCGCGGTGGCGGTATAGTCTTCGCTGCCCATCTCCACGCGGGCAACGTCGCTGATGCGCACCACCGCGCCGCTGGACTGGCTCTTCACAATGATGTTTTTAAACTGATCGACCGTCTGCAGGCGCGACTGGGCGCGGACGGTGGCGGTCAGCTGCTGGGCGTTCGACGAGGGCAGCGCGCCGATTTTACCGGCGGAAACCTGCACGTTCTGGGCTTCAATCGCGCTCTGCACGTCGGACGGCATCAGCGAGTAGGACGCCAGCTTCGCCGGGTCGAGCCAGATGCGCATCGCGTATTCCGCACCGAACACCTGCAGGCTGCCAACGCCCTCCACGCGCGCCAGCGGGTCCTGCATATTGCTCACCAGCCAGTCGGCGATATCCGAGCTGCTGGCGGCGTCGGTTTTGTCGTACACGCCCATGATCAGCAGGAAGTTGCTCTGCGATTTCTCGACGGTAATGCCGGACTGCTGCACCTCGGTCGGCAGGCGCGATTCTGCCTGCTGAACCTTGTTCTGCACCTGCACCTGGGCGGTGTCCGGGTCGGTTCCCTGCTCGAAGGTGACGGTAATGCTCACCGACCCGTCCGAGCTGCTGGTGGAGGTGAAGTAGAGCAGGTTATCCAGCCCGGTCAGCTGCTGCTCGATCACCTGCGTCACGCTGTTTTCCAGCGTCTGCGCGGAGGCACCGGTGTAGGTGGCGGAGATTTTGATCGACGGCGGGGCGATGTCCGGGTATTGCGCCACCGGCAGCGTGCGGATCGCCAGCATCCCGGCGAGCATGATAAGAATGGCGATAACCCAGGCAAAGACCGGGCGACGCACGAAGAAGCGGGAAAACATCAGGCTTTTCCTCCCGCAGCTTTCATCTCTTCGGCCTTCACTTCCTGCCCGGGAGTCACTTTGTCGGTACCTTCCACAATCAGCCTGTCGCCCGCCTTCAGGCCGCTCAGCACCAGCCATTTGTCGCCGTAGGTGTCGCCCGTCTCCAGCTGACGCTGCTCGACCTTATTGCTGGCATTCACCACCAGCGCGGTGGCGGTGCCTTTGGCGTCGCGGGTGATGCCCTGTTGCGGTGCCAGGATCGCGTCGTTCATGATGCCTTCATCTACCCTGGCGCGAACGAACATCCCCGGCAGGAGCTGGTGCTGCGAATTCGGGAAGACGGCGCGCAGCGTGACCGAGCCGGTTGATTCATCCACCGCCACTTCGGTTAACGCCAGACGGCCTTTCTCGCCGTAGGTGCTGCCGTCTTCGAGGATTAAGGACACGCTTAACGTATCGCTATTTGTGGCAAGGGTTTGCTTGCGTAAACGCAGCAGATCGGCGCTGGAACGCGTGAGATCGACGTACATGCTGTCCAGTCCGCGAACGGTGGCAAGCGCGGTATCCTGCTGCGCGGTCACCAGCGCGCCGGGCGTGACGGAGGAGATGCCGATGCGTCCGGCAATCGGCGCGGTCACGGTGGTCCAGTTGAGGTTAATGCGCGCGCTCTCCTGTGCGGCCTTCTTTGACTCGACGCTGGCCTTGTCCTGCGCGCAGGTGGACTGTGCGTCCTCTGCGTCCTGGCGCGACACGCCCTCGTCTTTCACCAGCTGCGCATAGCGCCGGGCCTTCTGGCAGTCGGCCGCTACCAGCGCCTGAGCCTGCTTCAGCGCCGCGGCGGCTTCATCAAACGCCGCGCGGTAGCTGGAAGGGTCAATTTGATACAGCGCCTGCCCGGCTTTCACGGTATCGCCTTCGGCGAACAGCCGCTTCTGGATAATGCCGCCCACCTGCGGGCGCACTTCGGCGCTCATGGCGGCGGTGGTGCGGCCGGTCAGCTCGCTGACGACGGACACCGGCTGGCTCATGAGGGTGACAATCCCCACATCCGGAAGAGGACGCTGGGGAGCAGATGTTTGCGCATTATCGCACCCGGTCAGGAGAAATAATGCCGCGATGGAGGTTGTTATGTTTTTCATAATCTTTTTCCAGGGTGAACGACGCCTGCCCCGTTAATGGCTCAACGGGGAGGAGGGCTATTTAAAGGCACAGCGATACCGCATCTCCGGCTGAGCCAGAAATGTAAAAAAGGGGAATTACTTATTCCCGCTAATTATTCATATGCGATTACTTCGCAGAGAAAAGCATATTTAAAATATCCTGATAAAGGGGTTCTAATTGTTCTGACGGGACTTTTAAGGGGGTTAATCGACGATAAAT
This region of Enterobacter asburiae genomic DNA includes:
- a CDS encoding YicS family protein; the protein is MKAAHLVCLLVCLLFAAFVHAQEKDDPAKEAQIKQQVLKDIKKTCTPQKKQSDKAWQEMILSSEANQLLIKNAITAVKRDNLDAYWGAIGQVDCMEDY
- a CDS encoding LacI family DNA-binding transcriptional regulator, which produces MSTINDVSRLAGVSKATVSRVLSGSRGVKEASRQAVLKAVDELNYRPNVIAQSLLSQSTGCIGVICAQENINQTTGYLYALEKQLSQHQKHLLLRFAHSKAEVMHALEELSCGLCDDILVIGARFPLDVEMDNVILVDCMESDNSNSIQFDHAFAAETACNYLTSQGRRQIALIHPHGSGFADQVLLGYKHALEKNFLPFNRSLVFMDATSSSVALQELLNNASTLNFNALLVADEQEAQRVIPQLQAFNKSVPDDIMVFSLAGSLHLPGIPVIPAIEYSMDAMAARIVSWLTEKTQMLGSYVLRGDLIIPDVRKR
- a CDS encoding efflux RND transporter permease subunit; amino-acid sequence: MFSRFFVRRPVFAWVIAILIMLAGMLAIRTLPVAQYPDIAPPSIKISATYTGASAQTLENSVTQVIEQQLTGLDNLLYFTSTSSSDGSVSITVTFEQGTDPDTAQVQVQNKVQQAESRLPTEVQQSGITVEKSQSNFLLIMGVYDKTDAASSSDIADWLVSNMQDPLARVEGVGSLQVFGAEYAMRIWLDPAKLASYSLMPSDVQSAIEAQNVQVSAGKIGALPSSNAQQLTATVRAQSRLQTVDQFKNIIVKSQSSGAVVRISDVARVEMGSEDYTATAKLNGHPAAGMAVMLSPGANALNTATAVKDKIAEFKKSMPEGYDVAYPKDSTEFIKISVEDVIQTLFEAIILVVVVMYLFLQNIRATLIPALAVPVVLLGTFGVLALFGYSINTLTLFAMVLAIGLLVDDAIVVVENVERIMRDEGLPAREATEKSMGEISGALVAIALVLSAVFLPMAFFGGSTGVIYRQFSVTIISAMFLSVVVALTLTPALCGSILSHTTPHKKGFFGAFNRFYSRTERGYQNKVLRALRRSGGMLVIYALLCGAMGFAMLKLPGSFLPTEDQGEIMVQYTLPAGATTVRTAEVSRQVREWFLTKEKANTNVIFTIEGFSFSGSGQNAGMAFVSLKNWSERKGDENTAQAIALRATQELSTIRDATIFAMTPPAVDGLGQSNGFTFELMASGGTDRDALLKLRNQLIGEANQDSSLHAVRANDLPQMPQLQVDIDNNKAVSLGLSLSDVTNTLSSAWGGTYVNDFIDRGRVKKVYIQGDSDTRAVPSDLNKWFVRGSDSTMTPFSAFATTRWEYGPESLVRYNGSAAYEIQGENASGASSGTAMGKMEQLANSLPSGSTWAWSGLSLQEKLASGQAMSLYALSILVVFLCLAALYESWSVPISVILVIPLGVLGAAMAASLRGLNNDVYFQVALLTTIGLSSKNAILIVEFAEAKVAEGYSLTRAALRAAQTRLRPIIMTSLAFIAGVTPLAVATGAGANSRVAIGTGIIGGTLAATLLAIFFVPLFFVLVKRLFSGKHANRRS
- a CDS encoding efflux transporter outer membrane subunit; protein product: MFRVSVLALALLSAGCVSLDPTYQRPDAPVPATLPGAHGEATAMVSQWQQVMNDARLKSVVTMALNSNRDVQKAIADIDAARAQYGETRSSLFPTVDAELSHTRSRTLASGVATSDEANGAVSSFELDLFGRNQSLSRAARETWLASEFTAQNTRLTMVSELTTAWVTLAADNSNLALAKSTMESAANSLKIVKRQQEVGVAAATDVSSAIAVYQQARASVASYRTLVMQDKNALNLLAGDTVPDKLLPGTLESLSDNAITLIPAGVSSSTLLRRPDIQEAEHNLLSANANIGAARANFFPTISLTASAGVGSDSLSSLFSHGMKVWSFAPSITLPLFSGGNNLAQLRYAEAEKKGLIATYEKAIQSAFKDVADALARRETLSEQLDAQREYVAAEQKTLDVATRSYRAGAGDYLTVLTAQRSLWSAQESLIALQQTDLENRITLWQSLGGGIQ